atccaaactgaatccaattcaattggacttgatccaaaaataattactcaatcaaattgagttaattagcgatcaaatcactaattaaacctctcataaatattgagtccaaatccgatgggcaatcaggcatcagagaccattgatatgaaaccctgatcaaagagttcaaatttcaaattcaaaatttaaaattcaaaattttgaccctggtacccaaaatgtgtagaactcatgatcaaagaatcctaattctcaatcatagagtcccagacacataagactcataatcagccatctgatcaaaaaggaaccactaatgtgtgtgaccccgcaggttcgaacctaagccggtagcacaggaaccaattcctgtactaatcgaagtgaccatctagcaatggtacccgacgatcggataggtcgaataatcgcaatcgcaacattcagaacctacgtgaatatggttaccgtataattcatccattttgacccctgtgtttaggacgactcagggttaaactgtcaaccctgatgatatcatccgaattgtgttcaactcaattagtcctgtgactcctcactaggactaccctggccaaggttttgctaaattgaaacatgactgtatacagctcctaaactggagtggtcaattccatcttgacacacgcaccgacaagtcaagtacttgactacacccagcagccttccgtcattgaattagaaattcaggtagtccagtgcctaagtgcagtgagttgcttgcaagtcaccatggcggtctcaagttggagggacatttatacccatatcccatcggagcaaatcttgacagcagaaatagctccggagttggtcacgttcagtgcagatgtaccattatatcttacctgtatgccataggagtgtctccatactctttggttatgaggacaaccaacccatatggcacacaacgacctatgctcgataaacgttgtcgtccttagtaacaacgtatcatttggtcacgaacatgtttaaggactaagcgacaaatcctcctttgtcgagtctaaatagtcctaaagacttcaccacaacacaggagttcattagaagatgaaacatttgtgatgaaaaaatactaaaataatttttatttatttataattcatgtactaatacaaaaggagcacaaccatcaacaggctgacgattggcttgggacactattcccaacagcacaCACTAACACGcatcaaaatttattatatatattttaattattttatatattttaaagtgATAAGGATATATTAAATGGTTTGATAAAGTTGAGCTCAATACAACCATTGTGGATAAAGTCCATCCTTTAATTTTTGTGACCGATTCAGATACTGCCTCTGATGGATGAGGCACATTATAAAAGAGTTTCTACGAACTTGGTCTCCTATCCATCTGAGAGCTTGTGAGATCATCTCCGTCGAAGATACTCAGATTAGGGTCAAAAAAATCAAGATGCTGCTCGTTGATAATGAGGAACATCCAAGCTTGATTTTTTTGTGGTTGCAGATTGTAGATCATTGTAGGCTTTTGATCATTAATTTATCTGGATCTTGAACAATAATGGTTGGAGGTACGATTGTTTTTGGCATTCAGATTAAGATTTtctacaaataaaatatatatttacttTCAATCTCTTGTGATTGTTTAAGATTTGACATATGGCCTCTAGTCTTGATTTTAGTACTTAGCCCTAAAATAAGATGATTTTGTGAAAGCAATAAATATTTTACATTTTCCCCCACCCCGACacctctccccctctcttttttcttttttttttcctttttttgcatTAGCAACCTTTCATACTTGATGAAATGCATACAATCCATCTATTCAATCTATATATGTGTTTGTTGAGTACTCAATGGTTTCATGTGAGATTATgtgagataaaaaaatatatataaaagctCACATACTTCAAAATGAGAAAAGAGTTTCACAAATAAGGAATgggaaaaccaaaaaaaaaacataacTCAAATGAGTAGAAAAGTGTAAAATTCTAAGCTGCAATCTTGAGTGGAATAGAACTCTCTGATTTAAAGGAATTCAAAATTTATGCAGTCGATAGAGAGGAATGAAGATGGCATATTCTGACATATTCTAAAAAGTCTTGATCTTTTTATAGTattattaagattttttttaaaaaaatataagacttTAAATGGATCGAGACTCTTTAAAAATCATTATATGACCTTTTAGATTTACAACTAACACAAAATCTCCATCAAAatgcttctcttttttttttttttttggtaagagacATGACCAATATTGTTATAAGTAAAGAACAATTACCGCAAGAGTTATGGGCCTCATAAAGAAGAATATAGAAAGAACCGAAGACCCTACAATAAGAAAACTAAAAGAGTGAATAGAGAAAAGAAGTTAATACAAGCAAAAAGTAGTCGGATAAAGCAAATCAtcctaaataataatatattatatcccAATCATCCTAAACAATAATATATTATGGATATGCAACATTGTAGAGGAACAAAGCAAGAACCCTAATCATTCGAAACAAAAGATAGCCCAGCCCATATAGGAGAAGATGGGTAGAAGCCGAAATCTATTGGTTACCAAAGATGATCTCAACACCATTAATGCTTCTCTTTCCTCATAAATCAAATATACTGTTACCATGAGAAGGATTACTTGTTCATGAATTACATACATCACACGTCGAGATCTAGTATATATTATGTAGATATGTGTGTATGCATGATAGAGTGAATGTGCATGTATAGATGTGTCATGTATATATGTGTCTTGTATATACTATGTGCATACATAGGATAGAGCTTAAATTGAGATGACCTATGTGCTGATAGATCTTTGATGCATGTATAGAGCCAAAGAGTCCAAACAATGCCACCTTTCAATTAAATTTCTGAGTGACAAACACTTCGCACAATGGTAAAAGGCTTGGGCTAACAAGCATTATGGTGTAGATTCAAGTTCTATGGTAGTCACTTTGTTAAAAGAAAAGGCTAAAGATTAGGATTGTTCTTAGTTCATCTCTTCTGGGATCTTGGGTCACTGTTACCATAATGGCCTTTTTGTAGAGGGAAAGTCTTGATGCAACTATAAGGTGAATGCGGACTTATAACATAGAAAAAGCCTATATGACTACATACATCTAACCTATATCCCAGACCCTACAATGATAGAAGCCTTATGTATGGAGATGCTTTTTTTAGTGTTTTTTAGATGAGGCCTTGAGTTATTGTAGGATATTTATCTTTATCAAAGAAACAATCATGCACTGTACTTCTTGGAAGACTTATAAGAGACTAGAGCAGATAAAAATCTTGATGAGCCAAATCATATCTATGATGCTGTTATATGTGAGAATATTGAAGTCTACATATTTGATTTAAATTGTTGTATGTGATCACAATATTTTGGTATATTTGCTTCTATTTTCTTTTGGCATCTTTGATGATTTCATTGTTACGTTGACTTAATATTTGTGATAGTATATGCATTTATTGTGGAGCCAAATGCCTCAATATTAGTGAAAAACATGATATGatgatatttaaaataattagtaTATAAGAATTGTTTGAGTATAGGTAGATATATCAATGTAGCTCCTCTATCaaagtataaattattttttaggctTCTCGCATATATCTCCCTACAAAATTTACCCTCTATGAATTACTATTTGAAAAAAACCTTCAAATTATCTTCAATGATGTCTCTCCCCCTTATATTTATCTTTTGACATTAATATTCATGAATGTTACTTTCAGTCTCTATCACAAAGAGTTATATCTTTTTATACTTTCTTAGGAGTACAAATGGAAAAAGGTAATTAAGTCAGTGAAATGGTTATTTATATGAGCATTTATTGTGCAACAAAATGTATCTACCTTAATGAAAAACATGATGTAATGATAATTAAAAGGATTGATGCATAATAATGGTTTGACTATAAATAGACATGCCAGTGCAGCTCCTTTATCTAAGTAtaaattatttttggacttattacACATATATTTCTGCACATGGCTTATTGCATATTTACCCTCcataaataaatatttacaaATATCTTTAAATAATCTTCAACAATGACTCTCCCCCTCAAATTGTCATTTATTAACTATAAAAGGATAATATATCTTTTTATGTTAAtattcatgaaaaaaatttagcATTCAGTTTATATCatagagatatattttttattattttttaggagTACAAATGCAAAAGGATAATTAAGTCAGTACGATGGTTATTTATTAATGCTATTAACCAGAAATTCAACAAGGttatcatcataaaaataaaataatttcagGGATAAATATGGAAATAATGATTTTTGAAGAATAAATATACAATAAGCTATTTTATCAAAACAATACAAGAAGCTATATTTTCAAGAATATATAAATGTTTAAAAAACTCTGTTTTTTTATACAATTTAtggaaaaaaatcttttcagctTTGCAAGGTTCAAGCAGCAGGAATATCATGAAATATTAAACCCTATAGCAAGTGCCCCAAATGATATTATTGCGATAATACAAGACAAAACTTGCTTATGTTTGATCATAATTGCTCACTAACTATTAAACACTATTTACATGGGACTACCTTGGACAAGAAAAGGCTCCTCCTAATTGTCTGTAAAAATTAATCTGAGTCGGCTGGACAAATGATGAGCCTCTGCAATCTGCATACATATTCTAAGACAGTTTGCCTCGCAAATATAAAATTTCTTGGACGTCTCTGGTGGTATGTCCAAGATAGAATGGACGTTTCACCACAGGATGAGCTCAATTGGAGCCACCGAGACCTTTAGGAAGCATAATATAGTATCATTGTTGTTGTGGGATATCATACTATTATTAATAGAGGATGAAACACTTAAAATTAGACGAGGAACTAAGGACATTCAATGCTGAAAAGCCAAATCCAGGGAGTTCGGCCATAGACGGATCAAATCAAGAAAGCTAAATCACAATGAAAGAAAGGGATGGTCATATTAATTTATACCAAACATGcatctataaataaattaatttatagcaAGATAGAACGTCAGTTTATCATACTTCTTTGCGATAATTCCAACTTATAAACGACGTTGCCCGatggttaatttttttttcaaaaaaagaaaaaactaataCTTGTAATGCTTTTTTTCCCCTTTACAATGTGTTGATATAACTTGGCAGCCATGGATACACTTCTGAACAATATGCCCTTGGACATTGGTCCTCATATGAGTTAGACGTCTGAGAACAGGAGTATCTTTCTTTGGCCTTGATGCATCTCAAACCTCGGCCATAAAAACCATTTTAACTTGAAAATTTGAAGGGCCAGAACCTAGCACATAAACTGTATAACATCCATCAAGAGCTTAAAACAAACAAGATGAAGTCAAAACTCTAGTATAAATTAAAGATTATCTCTGTCCAAGCCTTAAATGCAACATTCTTCAGGAAGGCAGCATCTCGGTTGCAAAACAAGAAACAGCACTGTTCCTATATCTTCACCATTTTTTCATGTGTATTTATTTCATATGTCAACTACAAATAAAAGTAACATTTATCAAGATCTTAGGCAAAGAAGATCATGAAAACACAACTGCTGGATAAATTAAGGGTTATCTCGATCCAAGCATTAGAGGCAGCACTCTTCAAAAAGGAAGCAGCAGCACAAGGCAGCACAGCTGCAAAGCAACAAATGCAAGGCACAAGTCAGCATAGCAGCAATGTTGTAGCACCAAAGCAATCTGAATTATTAAGCTAAAATATACATTATGCAATGGCAACATCATAATATAATTGAAACATTCCCTTGATCAATCTCACATAAATCTAAACAAGGGAATCACAACACAAGTATCTCACCATCCTTTCCAAAAGCCATCATTGCTACTGGACTGGGCCTGCACAGGAGCTGGTTGAACTGGGGGAGCATAAGCTGGAGGAGGAGGGTAAGGCTGACCAGGAGGTGGGGGGTAGGACTGCCCTGGAGGTGGGTAGGACTGCCCTGGAGGAGGGTAGGCATAACCTGCACATTAACACCAGCCATGGATACAATTAATCATGACCAGTTGCAAAACTAATAATTTACAATAATAATCTCATTGAACATGAGCAACAAAGAAAAGAATTTGCAAAGCTTGAATTTTATTCAGAATATTTATGTTATTGTCTTGAGCACCTACAATGGCACACCATGATACACAAATTAACATCATGACCTTGCCATGTATTTGGTGTGCAAACTAATGAGCATTCAGAATGATATCCTCAAACCTAAATTCCAGATAGATCAAACAAAAATAAGTATAGATATGCTGCCCTTTCCATATCAGcgcattattttcaaaaaaaaaaaaaagcagtgaGCATTGATCTCATCCTGGACTTTCACAGTTCAAGGAAGAGATTGGGGAGGCAAACTAGCACTCTATGGAAGTTCTACACATCCTCATCTACGTTTGTTTTGTCAATGCAAGTGTTATGACAAACAAAAAAGCAAGAAAATATTTTGGAAATTCACTGTCTATTTGGAGCAAATTGgttacaaaatatatatatatatatatatatatatatatatatatattggagaAAAAGGGAGGATAATTTGTGTTTCCATCTTTATTCCTTTTCCCAACTTTGAaagtattattttgaaaaaaaaaaatttcaagcttaCAAGTCCCTTAGATTGTATCAACTTTCTTAATCCTACTTCTAATCAAGTAAATATTGTCACATCTAGAAAAGCAAGCTTATATCTAACCCAGATCCAAATTATACCACACAAATACAAGATGTTATGCTTTTCAGACCAgtcataataatttaaaaatcaatCTAATAGCAAGGCATCATCTGCGAACTCCTTAGCATTCACTAAGAATCCACAAAAAcaatttttttctccatcttGATGAAGATCACAAGTGTTATCACATCAATCTAACCCCAAACAGACTCTAGGATCAATTATTCATCTCCACAATCTCTATAAGAAAAACCCACCCAAATTATTCAGAAGATCAAGGGAAAGACGAATACCTGGAGGAGGCTGACTCATTATTAATGAATAATAACGTGACCTACAGACCAAATACGATGAAGAAGATGAGAAGGAGCTGAGAAAACAaagacggaaaaaaaaaaaaaagaaaggatgtAAAAGTGGGATGTTGGGAATGGAATGGAGGAGACAATGGGAGACCAGTATATAAACTTGGATTCCTTAGCGCACGGGGTTTCCTGCTTTCCTGAAAAAAATCCACCTTCTTTTGACgcgtaaaaattaatttattaccaaAGACGGAACGCGTAATAATTGATGAATCACTAAATGTGGATTTATTATTTTAAGAAGGTAGTAGAGACGTACTGTAGGTAGTAGAGACGTAGTGTTTTGGGAGTTGTAGTGAAAAATTATATAATGCGCAATGCGCACCATATAGTCGTATACGCCGTCAATCAGAGCCGCCCATTGGTGCCGTTCGTATTTATCAAGCGTTCATTTCGATATATCGCTGCAGAATCGAGGAAGGATAGAGGTGCAGTTATTAGAACGGCAAGGAGACTGTGCCGCCCAaaaattcaaattatattatgcttatatattaaatattaaaatttaaaaataaaaaaataaagtgtttctattttttattttgatcaatcgagttttttaaaaaaatgaactattaaaaatatgaaatttcaataaaaatatttaatatcatgAATAAAATTTCAATGAATATTATAAATCATATATTCTTTTACTTGTTTATTTGCGTAAGTCTACTAATATATATTTTTCACTTGTTATCCTATTTTCAGCACTAAGTTTAGGAATAGCAGGCCAACTTTGGGGGGCGGGTGCCGTTGGGTTTTTCAGCaccgaagattaaaaaaaaaaaaaaaatggtcgcCGGCAAAGTTTTGTCTAACAAATCGACGAAGAAACTGGACCCACCTCGGCGGCTACGCGTAGCGCACCCAATATGACGCGGATCTTGACCAGTGCTGCAGAAGCTTCGGAGGAAAATTATTGCCTGGGCTTGGTCCAGGTAGACCATCCAAATCCAACGGTGAATAACACGCCACATCCACCCTTGTATCACAAATTTTCGATTGCGCGTTATCCACCGTGCACGTCTCCACGATGTGCGCTGGTCTACGTGGAGgtggtccaggcaataatttctcgCTTCGGAGATGATCCAGGGAGATAATTACACCACACCAGCTCTGGAGAGCGAAGTGGGTTTGGGAAACAACCATCGCAACGCTTGTAAAGCTTCCCCAACCAATTACTCCTGATAACTGATAGGTCCCGTTGTGGCCAATTTCTTCATCGTCTGATCATCGAAAATGAGCATCTATAAGAGAAGTCCATACTGACTGGAGATACCTCCGGaggagaccctccgatggtcaagtcagagagaagactagaCAACAGTAGAAAAAAATCAGGGACTCAGTGGGAGAGAGCTAGGGAGAGAGAGAAGCTTCGAAAAAATCTCTCTCcaacactgttgccttctccgttttatagtagagcacggcgtggtcccgccattaatggcgcagacaaccaGGGAGTTGTCAAATtgccggaggctgtcagagtcgccgtggacTGACAAGTCACCGTGGGCCGTCAAATCGCTGGGGTTgtcctatgtccttggcaggatgaTGCCCCCAGTGCGACCGCGTCGCATGACCTTgtcaggacagcagcccatagcagtcgtacggcgtttgggggaGCTGACtaaccatacgtcggtattcaactgcgggacgtcgggtgaagatCCGGGGACACCGTCGACTGGTCTGGCGCATTGcgggagtcggacgtcggctgccacccccgctcGACAGTGAGTTCGTAATCTGGGCTCCGCCGCTCGACTAGTCGGGAACAGAATggatctgcccgaccgacataccttcggccgGATAATGTCGGCAACTACTGTcagcagtcgtcggtcggtgcggtcggtgGAGTCGAGCATTGGTCAGACAGACCCAAGGGCTAGTCAGCGTaaaaggggtcggtcggtatatcccaacagttgccctcccactcctgagtcggatatcGTACTGGCCAATGTCTCCGCGTGGGCgatggcttcggacgaaaggagtggatatctATCGCACCGTACTCGGATTTTGGCGTTCCATCATGTCACGCTCTGACTCTGGCGATCGTACCAATGAACGGTCCGACGTCAGATGTCCCATTGGTGTTAGACGTCCCATTGGGAACAGGAACCACCGTTTTCGCCATCTCCTCGGAAACTTGAACTGCCACCTCCTCGGGAACACGAACCGCCGTCGGTTAGTGAATCCCAAGACGCAGTTTTTTCGCCACATGGCAGGGAGCCATTGGGCCGAATCCGTTcatgcggatggaggcgacgtggcttgatctggggcaggtgcgtcgaatcgtCGAACCGAAGAAAGGCCCAGATGCTGCCACATGTCAAAATCTGGAAGACCCTCGTTGGACGTGCTCTCATCCCGACcgtcgaggggcactatatatatatGGTCACCTAtatccaaaacttcacttttcaCAGCCCTGTTGCCGAGACTCTGGTCGAGTGGTCCCCCAGTTCCAAGTTTCAGGTAGTTGTGCTTGTCTCCCTCCTCGGGAAGCTTTCTTCGAGATTTTTGTCTCCTTGCATTTTTTGCTTCCTTCGCTTCCTTTggactttttttcttcttcttcttcttcatcctccgacctcggttctagcatcatggccagaacctctccacgaggaagtcagtcggggaacccgaccgacgacttaCGGTCGACCTCGGAGGTAGAGGTTTCTTTACTTTCGGGGGCAAACgtcgaacggctcagggagcaatacagtatcccggagcagttcgagctcttcgcccccgaaagtgaagaaacctccacctccggagTCGACCGTGAGTCATCGGTCGGAttccccgactgacttcctcgtggagaggttctggccatgatgctagaaccgaggtcggaggatgaagaagaagaagaagaaagaaagtccAAAGGAAGCGAAAGAAGCAAAAAACGCAAGGAGACAAAAATCTCGAAGAAAGCTTTCCGAGGAGAGAGACAAGCACAACTATCTGGAACTTGAAACTGGGGGACCACTCGACCAGAGTCTCGGCAATAGGACTGtgaaaagtgaagttttggatataggtgaccctatatatatagtgcccctcgacgACCGGGATGAGAGCACGCCCAACGAGGGTCTCTCAAATTTTGACATGTGGCAGTATCTGGGCCTTTCCTCGGTTCGacgattcgacgcacctgccccagatcaagccacgtcgcctccatccgcgtgaACGGATTCGGCCCAATGGCCCCTTGTCACGTGGCGAAAAAACCATGTCTCGAGATTCACTAATCGATGACGGTTCGTGTTCCCGAGGAGGTGGCGGTTCAAGTTCCCGAGGAGATGATGGAAACGGTGGTTCTTGTTCCCAATGGGACATCTGACGTCGGACCGTTCATTGGTATGATCGCCAGAGTTGGAGCGTGACATGATGGAATGCCAGAATCCGAGTACAACacgatggatatccactcctttcgtccgaagccatcGCCCATGCGGAGACGTTGGCCAgtacgacatccgactcaggagtgggggggcatctgttgggatataccgaccgaccccttttACGCCGACTCGCCCTTAGAtctgtccgaccgacgtccgacttcaccgaccgcaccgaccgatgcccgactccaccgaccgcaccgaccgacgactgccgacagtagctgccgacattatcCAACCGAAGGTATGTTGATCGAACAGACCCATTCTGTTCCCGACTAGCCGAGCGACGGAGCCCAGATTACCAACTCACTGTCggacgggggtggcagccgacgtccgactcccgcaatgcgctagaccagccgacggtgtccccgggtcttcacccgacgtcccgcagtcaaataccgacgtatggtcagTCAGCTCCCTCAAATGCCGTACGACTGCTATGGACTgcagtcctgccaaggacatgcgaCGCGGCCGCACTGGAGGCATCGTCCTGCCAAGAACATAGGACAACCCCAGcaatttgacagcccacggcgacttgtcagtccgcggtgactctgacagcctccggcgatttgacaactctctggttgtctgcaccattaatggcgggaccacgccgcactctactataaaacggggaaggcaacagtgttgaAGGGGGGTTTTTCgaagcttctctctctctctctccctccctagcTCTCTCCCGTTGAgtccctgattcttttctactgttgcctagtctcctctctgacttggccgttggagggtccccgccgaaggcatctccgatcagtgtggacttctcttgcaggtgctcgttcccgacgattaGACGACGaggagattgaccgcaacagatccTACATAGGCCCTAAGGCCCTAAGAACTGTCGATTGTCCTAAGCAGCTTGAGCATAACATGAAATAAGATTAAATCAAACTTGATTTAAATGAATCAAGCTTGATCTCATTTTTCAAGCTTGAGTTTGATCataatgaaaggaaaaaaaaaaaaaatccaagcccGATCTCAATTTTCAAGTTGTAATTTCAAATCAAGCTTGCCTGCGTCACCTCTCTCTTCCCTTTGtgcaagaaaagtagattcaaataaGGTTGATATCAAAATTGGCTCACTTATAGCAATACCAACTTCTCACTTTCCCAATTTAGAATCAACATGTGTGATGCACATGTGGATATATGGTAAGGTGGTCATAGACAACATAGTTTCATGTGTGAGTTACGAGCACAAGAAAACTAAGGAAAAGTTACACATGGAAATGATGTTTAAAAGATGTTACGtgaaatttgaaaaatagattcaagcttttttttttttttgaaaagtttaaatcaGTGTTTCCTTAATCAAAAGAGTGCTGTAACAGTTAAATATACAACCCAAAATGGATTTACAATTACAAAGAAAACTAGAAGCTGAAAACCAAAGTGGAAACTAAACCCAAAATAGAGAACATATACACGTACAAAGCACCGAATTCAAAATGATACAACACCAGTAACAGGTGGCAACAGGACTTTAAAATGCTGCTTAGCCGCAATGCATCCTTCTGAATTCTGAACAGAAAAAAGAAACCTGCAGCCATAAACCACATCCAACATGGAAGATAGCCTTGCACATGAAAGcaataatataaaatgaagcaTCCCACTGATGAAAAGTGGATCAAGGAGCAATAGATAGACCATAAGTTGTGTAACGGTTGCAAACATACAAAGTTGAACCCAAAACAACATGTAGTTTGATAACGGAATGCATATATGTAggcaaatctttttgttaatatccATTAATGCTAACAGCttgatcaaagaaggatcagtatcACAGCCGGTGAAAGGATATTGTACCATTCTTGATTTGAAGAAAAAACAGGTTTTCCCCATCCATCAACTCCATTATGCATTGAGCAAAGTCCAGTAACCAGGAATGATGAATTGAAATAGATAACCAAGATGAAGAACAGGTCATGCCGAGCAAAGTTCATCAAAACTATGACTATAGAAAGCTTCGACATATGAAATGAATAAATAAGTCTTGACAATATGTATATACATTCTACCTGTTGAGAAACAAATATGACAACAACAACAACTCCAATAGGCATGTATACGTAGCCAAAGGGAacacaaataaatttttatcagcaATATATAGGAGCCTCTTGAACAAATACCAGCCAGCAAATAGAATTCAATTTAGTAGATGCATAAGACATATTAAGCCAATCCATGTAGCAGCCATGAAAAGTGAAACCAAGTGCATTCCCAAATTTAGTATCAGTAATAGAGTTTCACCATAAAAACCATGTCTTAGGAATGCAATGAAATAGGCATCAGCCTTCAAAATTCGGACTAAGTCAGGATGCTGATTCAAGAGATTAGAATCAAAGGAAAAGTCCCTTGACAAAGCATGAGTAGCAGCCCAATCAGCCTCTTGATTACCATCCCAGCATATATGCGAAATTTTAGAAGTATGAAATCTAGTATCCAAAGAGAAAGACACATCTTGTTGTCCTGTAAACTTTAAGCAGGGAGAAAACAACAGAGGAATCCCCTTTAATCCAAACCTTTTCAGTATGGAAATGAGTGACAAGATATTGATGTCTAACCAAGCTCCAATAAGCTCTGCAAAAGGAACTAAGGAATGTGAAAGAAGCTTACCACCAATCATGAGTATAGACCCATCATGATTCCTAATGATAAATCCACCTGCACCTCGATGCCAAGTGACTGCCCCGTCGAAATTAACAGTGTGGGGGCATTTGGATCGTAACCAGAATTAGAttgggaatcggaatcggaatggcttggaatcggaatcggaatagaCAAATCTCCCAAAGTGtttggttcgtgaccggaatcggaatcgaaattggaatgaaaaattgaatccatagaggagagtagagattgaattctatatagattgatccaTTCCCATTCCACCCCGGAATCGGAAgcagaatgggactcctcccaaccaaatggttggaatgggagtcatccattccgattccaatttcAGACCTCCACTCCCCCAAACCAAACATCTCTTGAGCGTCTCCAAGGGAGG
The sequence above is a segment of the Elaeis guineensis isolate ETL-2024a chromosome 7, EG11, whole genome shotgun sequence genome. Coding sequences within it:
- the LOC105049213 gene encoding uncharacterized protein gives rise to the protein MSQPPPGYAYPPPGQSYPPPGQSYPPPPGQPYPPPPAYAPPVQPAPVQAQSSSNDGFWKGCCAALCCCFLFEECCL